From a single Microbacterium terrisoli genomic region:
- a CDS encoding response regulator transcription factor, translating into MRIVVAEDLYLLRDGIVRLLEAYGHEVVATATTGPETLDALLKWRPDVAIVDVRMPPTHTDEGLKSALDARRAVPGLPVLILSQHVEQLYARELLADHGGGIGYMLKSSVFDADQFMDALQRVAGGGTAMDPAVIAKLLAGTSSAGHLAHLTERERSVLALMAEGLSNGAIGKRLFLSESAISKYTTSTFDKLGIGEDSNTNRRVRAVLAYLNGPSDAAV; encoded by the coding sequence ATGCGAATCGTCGTAGCCGAAGACCTCTACCTGCTGCGCGACGGGATCGTGCGCCTGCTCGAGGCATACGGGCACGAGGTCGTAGCCACAGCCACCACCGGCCCCGAGACCCTGGATGCGCTGCTGAAATGGCGACCGGATGTCGCCATCGTCGACGTCCGCATGCCTCCGACGCACACAGACGAGGGCTTGAAGTCCGCGCTCGACGCCCGCCGTGCAGTGCCCGGCCTGCCCGTGCTGATCCTGTCACAGCACGTCGAGCAGCTGTATGCGAGAGAGCTCCTGGCCGATCACGGCGGCGGAATCGGCTACATGCTCAAATCCAGCGTTTTCGACGCCGACCAGTTCATGGACGCGCTGCAGCGTGTGGCGGGTGGCGGAACTGCGATGGACCCGGCGGTCATTGCGAAGCTCTTGGCGGGCACCTCATCCGCCGGGCATCTCGCACACCTTACAGAACGCGAACGGTCCGTGCTCGCCCTGATGGCGGAAGGGCTATCGAACGGCGCGATCGGCAAGCGGCTGTTCCTCAGCGAAAGCGCCATCAGCAAATACACGACGTCGACGTTCGACAAACTCGGCATCGGCGAAGACAGCAACACGAACCGTCGCGTGCGCGCCGTGCTCGCGTACCTCAACGGGCCGTCGGATGCGGCTGTGTAG
- a CDS encoding AAA family ATPase encodes MPFSTSFATSAAMIGRDAELARLQTLCERALRGAPTAAVISGEAGIGKSRLLREFASSVHDAADVVTGRNVDLGSAAAPYGAILGLLRALTGMRGASEVWRAAGPGRAALLRLMPELADQAEAGTDVTADSQTPERMREAFVTLMETLSTERPIVLVIEDIQWADEGTLHLLSFLLSIATHGRLLVLLSWRIVQSRLRDPVRLFVREAQRAGMLEQIELERLEPGAARELALALSGDSDDEAIERLTERADGVPLFVEELSRQCLVPAPLPETLRDTLLGGYATLSDDAAHVTRVAAVAAEPPGHELLALVSGLDGRRLDAAAREAVDAGVLLVEGNGYAFRHALLRDAVHDELLPGERVRLHRAYAEQLQAELEADPRRQLHAELAHHWRGAHDQRRALISSLAAMEAAKARYAFGTAARFGEVALELWDQVPDPDAAVGIDRMTLTLRVGSALRNAGRSDRALATVTAALADEALTDRPTLHAKLLRDKAQYLANLGRPGAAEALQQALQVLDERDVHDDHLWAVVLNTLAGRHMVAGDTDAAMAAADEAWEYAVRADDEAQMSIARNMRGASRVHKGEIDAGLEDFAAARAHASDPSAALRYFVNYSDTLTLLGWYREAVDVADEGLQRARASGVERTSGSMLMQNMVDPLIELGDISRAEALLRRSLERRTFPVVRAYLAASRVRVLAWHDRRHEAEAVLRDERPAFETAAQTERQVWYGLLEMQVAIAEASDDPATALAAVQRMLDDEAPVTLHAVRILLQASADVAALRATGSRTDAAAMAQRIEDAWNAFPSAWTSPAWATILRALLHPTVDSLCEAVATADNGGAPAIFRVITRLESARLHVGERDRSAAASVLTQAADIARQLQHEQLQRSVAAFGLQAGIGTGLLPSDDGGTRAIAAAGFTAREAQVLNLLAEGLTNRQIADRLVISVKTVSVHVSAILRKLGVASRTEAALAAREAELAAQPTG; translated from the coding sequence ATGCCCTTTTCCACCAGCTTCGCCACATCGGCGGCGATGATCGGCCGCGATGCCGAACTCGCGCGCCTGCAGACGCTGTGCGAGCGTGCGCTGCGGGGCGCACCGACAGCTGCGGTGATATCGGGCGAGGCCGGCATCGGCAAGTCCCGGCTGCTGCGCGAGTTCGCGAGTTCGGTGCACGACGCCGCCGATGTCGTGACCGGCCGCAATGTCGACCTGGGCTCTGCCGCGGCACCCTACGGCGCGATCCTGGGACTGCTGCGGGCGCTCACGGGCATGCGCGGCGCGTCGGAGGTGTGGCGAGCCGCCGGTCCCGGGCGAGCGGCGCTGTTGCGTCTCATGCCTGAGCTGGCCGATCAGGCCGAGGCCGGCACCGATGTCACGGCGGACTCGCAGACGCCCGAGCGCATGCGCGAGGCCTTCGTCACCCTGATGGAGACGCTGTCTACGGAACGGCCGATCGTGCTCGTGATCGAAGACATCCAATGGGCCGACGAGGGAACGCTGCATCTGCTGTCGTTCCTGCTCAGCATCGCCACGCACGGACGGCTCCTGGTCCTGCTCAGCTGGCGCATCGTGCAATCGCGATTGCGCGATCCGGTGCGGTTGTTCGTGCGCGAGGCGCAGCGGGCGGGAATGCTCGAGCAGATCGAGCTCGAACGGCTCGAGCCGGGTGCCGCGCGAGAGCTCGCGCTCGCGCTGTCCGGCGACAGCGACGACGAGGCGATCGAGCGACTCACCGAGCGGGCCGACGGTGTGCCGCTGTTCGTCGAAGAGCTGTCGCGGCAGTGCCTCGTCCCGGCGCCACTGCCCGAAACGCTGCGTGACACGCTTCTGGGCGGCTATGCGACGCTCAGCGATGATGCGGCGCACGTCACACGCGTCGCGGCGGTCGCCGCCGAGCCACCCGGCCACGAGCTGCTGGCACTGGTGTCGGGCCTCGACGGACGGCGATTGGATGCTGCCGCCCGCGAAGCCGTGGACGCCGGGGTGCTGCTGGTCGAAGGCAACGGGTACGCGTTCCGCCACGCACTGCTGCGCGACGCCGTCCACGATGAGCTGCTGCCGGGCGAACGGGTGCGGCTGCACCGCGCGTACGCCGAACAGCTGCAGGCAGAGCTCGAAGCCGATCCACGGCGTCAGCTGCACGCCGAGCTCGCCCACCATTGGCGTGGCGCGCACGATCAGCGCCGGGCGTTGATCTCTTCTCTCGCGGCCATGGAGGCCGCCAAGGCGCGCTATGCGTTCGGCACCGCGGCGCGGTTCGGCGAGGTCGCGCTGGAGTTGTGGGACCAGGTCCCCGACCCCGACGCCGCCGTCGGCATCGACCGGATGACCCTCACGCTGCGAGTGGGCTCCGCTCTGCGCAACGCTGGGCGCAGCGACCGGGCGCTGGCGACCGTGACGGCCGCGCTGGCCGACGAGGCGCTCACCGACCGGCCGACACTGCACGCCAAGCTGCTGCGAGACAAGGCGCAGTACCTGGCGAACCTCGGTCGGCCCGGGGCGGCTGAAGCACTGCAGCAGGCGTTGCAGGTGCTCGACGAGCGCGACGTGCACGACGACCATCTGTGGGCGGTGGTGCTGAACACCCTCGCCGGCAGGCACATGGTGGCCGGTGACACCGACGCTGCGATGGCGGCCGCCGATGAGGCCTGGGAATACGCGGTGCGCGCCGACGACGAGGCGCAGATGTCCATCGCGCGCAACATGCGCGGAGCAAGCCGCGTTCACAAGGGCGAGATCGATGCCGGTCTCGAGGACTTCGCCGCCGCCCGCGCTCACGCGAGCGACCCGTCGGCCGCCCTGCGCTACTTCGTGAACTACTCCGACACGCTCACCCTGCTCGGCTGGTACCGCGAAGCCGTCGACGTCGCCGACGAGGGCCTCCAGCGGGCGCGGGCGTCCGGGGTCGAACGCACCTCAGGTTCGATGCTCATGCAGAACATGGTCGACCCGCTCATCGAGCTCGGTGATATCTCGCGGGCTGAGGCCCTGCTCAGGCGCAGCCTCGAGCGACGCACCTTCCCCGTGGTGCGCGCGTACCTCGCGGCCTCGCGCGTGCGCGTGCTGGCCTGGCACGATCGGCGGCACGAGGCCGAGGCGGTGCTGCGCGACGAGCGACCGGCCTTCGAGACCGCCGCGCAGACCGAACGGCAGGTCTGGTACGGGCTGCTCGAGATGCAGGTCGCGATCGCAGAAGCATCCGACGACCCGGCCACGGCGCTCGCGGCCGTGCAGCGCATGCTCGACGACGAGGCACCGGTGACGCTGCACGCTGTGCGGATCCTGCTGCAGGCCTCGGCGGATGTGGCTGCGCTGCGTGCAACCGGTTCGCGAACGGATGCTGCGGCGATGGCGCAACGCATCGAAGACGCGTGGAACGCCTTCCCTTCCGCCTGGACGAGCCCCGCCTGGGCGACGATTCTGCGCGCGCTGCTGCATCCCACTGTCGACAGCCTGTGCGAGGCGGTGGCGACGGCCGACAACGGCGGCGCGCCCGCGATCTTCCGGGTGATCACCCGACTCGAATCAGCCCGCCTGCACGTCGGCGAGCGCGACCGCTCGGCAGCGGCATCCGTACTGACACAGGCCGCCGACATCGCCCGACAGCTCCAGCACGAGCAGCTTCAGCGGTCTGTGGCCGCATTCGGCCTGCAGGCAGGGATCGGCACCGGGCTCCTGCCCAGCGACGACGGCGGCACTCGTGCGATCGCCGCGGCCGGCTTTACCGCGCGTGAAGCGCAGGTGTTGAACCTGCTGGCCGAGGGGTTGACCAACCGTCAGATCGCCGACCGGCTCGTGATCAGCGTCAAGACGGTGAGCGTGCATGTCTCGGCGATCCTGCGCAAGCTGGGTGTGGCATCCCGCACCGAAGCCGCCCTCGCCGCGCGCGAGGCCGAGCTCGCGGCCCAGCCCACGGGCTGA
- a CDS encoding acyltransferase family protein, with the protein MMKSATALSARPAASASETAQVGRARFTGLDGLRAIAVLLVLAYHLFPGWILQSGFVGVDVFFVISGFLITSLLLRERDRTGSIALVGFWRRRARRLLPALALVVTVTATWAWIIGGDVLVRLGWQVLGAATFSYNWVSVAGSADYFTADTPELLRNLWSLAVEEQFYALWPLLFLLVMLIPNRWVRTAIAIAGAAASAWWMSTLVGSGLTRAYFGTDSHAFGLLLGVALAFGLQRVVTSDAAWLRHPVTRRAGTAVGVVAIVGLVVTAALPEHADASTFPGTLLLAVGLSGLLIAVSVVPASRIGGALDTPVLRWIGDRSYGIYLWHWPLFVLIVAMTGTSAASESLPPWVGPVVFVLTLVIAALSYRLVEQPIRRLGLWPSVRALGARLAGAPAARLRGVGIVALAAMVIAGTTAAIAVAPEASSGQDAVRAGQQALAQSAPSPHPPLLADDDASTAQTSASATPTATEGREIDAIGDSVMLAAAPALVARFPGILIDAKVSRSMYAAPRIISALADSGRLRPYVVIGLGTNGAIDEHSLDLVRQTLGPQRTLILVTASAPRSWIPGVNRDLQKYAAAHPDVVVADWDAAIRPHRDLLAGDEIHPGEAGGKIYAQTVADALTQVQLRRAQEREYMLLRAYALAAVD; encoded by the coding sequence ATGATGAAGTCTGCCACTGCTCTGTCTGCGCGCCCGGCCGCATCCGCGTCGGAGACCGCGCAGGTCGGGCGCGCCCGGTTCACGGGCCTGGACGGACTGCGAGCGATCGCGGTGCTGCTCGTGCTGGCCTACCACCTGTTCCCCGGGTGGATCCTGCAGTCCGGATTCGTGGGCGTGGACGTCTTCTTCGTCATCAGTGGGTTCCTCATCACCTCGCTGCTGCTGCGAGAACGCGACCGCACCGGATCCATCGCCCTGGTGGGGTTCTGGCGCCGTCGTGCGCGGCGCCTGCTGCCGGCTCTGGCACTGGTGGTCACCGTGACGGCGACGTGGGCCTGGATCATCGGCGGCGACGTGCTCGTGCGCCTCGGCTGGCAGGTGCTGGGGGCTGCCACCTTCAGCTACAACTGGGTGTCGGTCGCCGGCAGTGCCGACTACTTCACCGCAGACACCCCCGAACTGCTGCGCAATCTCTGGTCGCTCGCCGTCGAGGAGCAGTTCTACGCCCTGTGGCCGTTGCTGTTCCTGCTGGTGATGCTGATCCCGAATCGGTGGGTGCGCACGGCGATCGCGATCGCGGGCGCCGCAGCGTCAGCCTGGTGGATGTCGACGCTCGTCGGCTCCGGTCTCACCCGGGCGTATTTCGGCACCGACTCCCACGCGTTCGGGCTGCTGCTGGGCGTGGCGCTCGCGTTCGGCCTGCAACGTGTCGTGACCTCGGATGCCGCGTGGCTGCGGCATCCCGTCACCCGCCGCGCCGGCACCGCCGTGGGTGTCGTCGCGATCGTGGGTCTCGTGGTGACGGCGGCACTGCCCGAGCACGCGGATGCCTCGACCTTCCCGGGGACGCTCCTGCTGGCGGTGGGGTTGTCCGGCCTGCTGATCGCCGTCTCGGTGGTGCCGGCGTCACGGATCGGCGGCGCCCTGGACACGCCGGTGCTGCGCTGGATCGGCGATCGCTCGTACGGCATCTATCTCTGGCACTGGCCCCTGTTCGTGCTCATCGTGGCCATGACCGGCACGAGCGCGGCTTCAGAGTCGCTGCCGCCGTGGGTCGGCCCGGTCGTGTTCGTGCTCACCCTCGTGATCGCAGCGCTGTCGTACCGTCTCGTGGAGCAGCCGATCCGGCGGCTCGGGCTGTGGCCGAGTGTGCGCGCGCTTGGGGCCAGACTGGCCGGCGCACCCGCAGCGCGGCTGCGCGGAGTCGGAATCGTGGCGCTGGCCGCCATGGTCATCGCCGGCACGACGGCGGCGATCGCCGTCGCCCCCGAGGCCTCATCGGGGCAGGATGCCGTGCGCGCCGGACAGCAGGCACTCGCACAGTCCGCGCCCTCACCGCATCCCCCGCTGCTGGCCGACGACGACGCGTCAACGGCCCAGACGAGCGCGTCGGCGACCCCGACGGCAACCGAAGGGCGTGAGATCGACGCCATCGGCGACTCGGTGATGCTCGCGGCCGCTCCTGCCCTCGTCGCGCGCTTTCCCGGCATCCTGATCGACGCGAAGGTGTCTCGGTCGATGTATGCCGCACCGAGAATCATCTCTGCGTTGGCCGACAGTGGCCGGCTGCGGCCGTACGTCGTCATCGGGCTGGGCACCAACGGCGCCATCGACGAGCACTCGCTCGATCTCGTCCGACAGACGCTCGGCCCGCAGCGGACACTGATCCTCGTCACGGCATCGGCGCCGCGGTCGTGGATTCCCGGGGTGAACCGCGATCTGCAGAAGTATGCCGCGGCGCACCCGGATGTCGTCGTCGCCGATTGGGATGCGGCGATCCGCCCGCACCG
- a CDS encoding sensor histidine kinase: MQRPLPGATSWAIDAVKGLIRAVVLVIASMIVPAIWATLAAVCVLWRTNPWSWIAPIVFAVLLGLWLSRPIGRLFRFLVGRWTGTVIRSAYREVGPVTQMATGYWWNGHSYERTQRRAKEDLQMRLRFSDPAVWRDLRWLAIAPVTVGAVAAVPLAGIVGAIIAFVQPFPLAIAIGWPLLVIGIGTAPYAWRILEPVATRWLQPSPNAELSDRVRELTEQRADATVAQAAEIRRIERDLHDGAQARLVALGLSLATAEKLMETDPDAAKRLLREAREGASTSLDELRELVRGITPPVLNERGLVDALRALALDSPLDVEVSSDVSTPADAPIESALYFGASEVLTNTIKHAAATRARIRIRRDALAIVVEIEDNGHGGAAVSDGGGLAGLRRRLAVFDGTLVVSSPAGGPTRVTMMVPCESS, from the coding sequence ATGCAACGACCGCTGCCTGGTGCGACGTCATGGGCGATCGACGCGGTGAAAGGACTCATCCGGGCGGTCGTGCTTGTCATCGCGAGCATGATCGTGCCGGCGATCTGGGCCACGCTCGCGGCGGTGTGCGTCCTATGGAGGACCAACCCGTGGTCGTGGATCGCGCCGATCGTGTTCGCCGTCTTGTTGGGCCTCTGGTTATCCCGTCCGATCGGTCGCCTGTTCCGCTTTCTCGTCGGCCGCTGGACGGGCACCGTCATCCGCTCCGCGTATCGCGAAGTCGGGCCGGTGACCCAGATGGCGACCGGCTACTGGTGGAACGGCCACTCATACGAGCGCACCCAGCGCCGCGCCAAAGAAGATCTGCAGATGCGTCTGCGATTCAGCGACCCTGCCGTCTGGCGTGACCTGCGATGGCTCGCGATCGCGCCGGTGACCGTCGGGGCGGTCGCCGCCGTTCCGCTGGCCGGCATCGTCGGCGCGATCATCGCGTTCGTGCAGCCCTTCCCACTCGCGATCGCGATCGGGTGGCCGCTGCTGGTCATCGGAATCGGCACGGCGCCGTACGCGTGGCGCATCCTCGAACCGGTGGCCACGAGGTGGCTGCAGCCGTCGCCGAACGCCGAGCTTTCGGACCGCGTGCGCGAACTGACGGAACAGCGAGCGGATGCGACCGTCGCACAGGCGGCCGAGATCCGACGCATCGAGCGCGACCTCCACGACGGCGCCCAGGCCCGGCTGGTGGCGCTCGGTCTGTCGCTCGCGACGGCCGAGAAGCTGATGGAGACGGACCCGGATGCCGCCAAACGCCTGCTCCGTGAGGCGCGCGAGGGAGCATCCACCTCGCTGGACGAACTGCGCGAACTCGTGCGCGGCATCACTCCACCCGTGCTCAACGAACGCGGACTCGTCGACGCCCTCCGCGCTCTCGCTTTGGACAGCCCGCTCGACGTCGAGGTCAGCTCCGATGTGTCGACGCCGGCGGACGCGCCGATCGAGTCGGCACTGTACTTCGGCGCGTCCGAAGTTCTCACAAACACGATCAAGCACGCGGCGGCGACCCGCGCACGGATACGCATTCGTCGGGATGCTCTGGCCATCGTGGTCGAAATCGAGGACAACGGTCACGGCGGTGCTGCTGTCTCGGACGGCGGAGGACTCGCAGGCCTGCGTCGGCGGCTGGCGGTTTTCGACGGGACGCTTGTGGTCTCCAGCCCTGCCGGCGGGCCGACGCGAGTGACAATGATGGTGCCATGCGAATCGTCGTAG
- a CDS encoding HutD/Ves family protein: protein MRGDTAVDEASGTLIRFAERPVTAWANGQGETVVLWRTPAEGDPDVRLSIATVSRSGPFSSLPGIDRMLMPLAEPGLTLRIGDSSRHVAQYDAVAFAGEDEVASVEVTQPGFDLNLMVRRGVGVPRLAAVRVDGSVRVDLPGLVAVIALAGDVHRAGQHLAFGDTVLAGAGSGAVTLTGDGRVAVASLG, encoded by the coding sequence GTGAGAGGGGACACCGCCGTGGACGAGGCATCCGGCACGCTGATCAGGTTCGCCGAACGACCGGTGACCGCGTGGGCGAACGGCCAGGGCGAGACGGTCGTGCTCTGGCGTACGCCTGCCGAAGGTGACCCGGATGTGCGGCTGAGCATCGCGACCGTCAGCCGCAGCGGTCCGTTCTCGAGCCTGCCGGGCATCGACAGGATGCTGATGCCTCTCGCTGAACCGGGTCTGACGCTGCGTATCGGCGACTCGAGCCGTCACGTCGCACAGTACGATGCGGTCGCCTTCGCCGGAGAAGACGAGGTCGCGAGCGTCGAGGTGACCCAGCCGGGATTCGATCTGAATCTGATGGTGCGCCGCGGCGTCGGCGTACCACGACTGGCCGCTGTCCGCGTGGATGGCTCGGTTCGCGTCGACCTGCCGGGATTGGTCGCTGTGATCGCCCTGGCCGGTGATGTTCATCGAGCGGGGCAGCACCTCGCCTTCGGCGACACTGTGCTCGCCGGTGCCGGCTCGGGCGCTGTCACCCTGACCGGGGACGGCCGGGTGGCTGTCGCGAGCCTGGGCTGA
- a CDS encoding VanZ family protein produces the protein MPQPRDDRRPRLVRDPRAWLAPYVVALALIAFWPSHVDEGMGPFLRALTRALPVLTYARVEFAANIALFVPLGVLPMMILRRRYLIVPIALVATVTIEAVQSLMGGQRTSSVLDVIANLTGACVGMLVVALVEWWRARSAG, from the coding sequence ATGCCGCAGCCGCGAGATGATCGTCGCCCTCGCTTGGTGCGCGATCCGCGCGCGTGGCTTGCCCCCTACGTCGTCGCGCTGGCACTGATCGCGTTCTGGCCCTCGCACGTCGACGAGGGCATGGGGCCGTTCCTGCGTGCATTGACCCGGGCGCTGCCGGTGCTGACCTATGCGCGCGTCGAGTTCGCAGCCAACATCGCGCTGTTCGTGCCGCTGGGGGTGCTGCCGATGATGATCTTGCGCCGTCGTTACCTGATCGTGCCGATCGCCCTGGTGGCCACCGTCACCATCGAGGCCGTGCAGTCGCTCATGGGCGGGCAGCGCACGTCGAGTGTGCTGGACGTCATTGCGAACCTCACCGGCGCTTGTGTCGGGATGCTGGTGGTCGCGCTCGTCGAGTGGTGGCGGGCGCGGTCGGCTGGATGA
- a CDS encoding GNAT family N-acetyltransferase, translating into MNLRLVDLPHAVLLALRDGDVRNAETAVGLPIPDEFARQTDIWRFMLDRLSERPENAGWTMQALVRDDEIVGNAGFKGAPDGRGVVEIGYGVLATHRRQGLAVAACRLLLDRAARERAVTQVVAIIDPDNTASMAVIDRAGFRPDGESVHERWGRRLRFVWSAAVVD; encoded by the coding sequence GTGAACCTACGACTGGTGGATTTGCCGCACGCGGTCCTGCTTGCCCTCCGCGACGGCGATGTGCGCAACGCCGAGACAGCCGTCGGGCTCCCCATCCCTGACGAGTTCGCGCGCCAGACCGACATCTGGAGGTTCATGCTCGACCGCCTCTCAGAGCGTCCCGAGAACGCAGGCTGGACGATGCAAGCACTGGTCCGCGACGACGAGATCGTCGGCAATGCCGGGTTCAAGGGCGCGCCCGATGGCCGCGGCGTCGTCGAAATCGGCTACGGTGTCTTGGCCACGCACCGCCGACAGGGACTAGCGGTCGCCGCCTGCCGCCTCCTGCTTGACCGTGCTGCCCGGGAGCGGGCGGTCACCCAGGTGGTCGCCATTATCGACCCGGATAACACCGCATCCATGGCTGTCATCGACCGGGCTGGATTTCGGCCCGACGGTGAGAGTGTGCACGAGCGTTGGGGGCGCCGGCTACGTTTCGTCTGGTCCGCTGCGGTGGTGGATTGA
- the truA gene encoding tRNA pseudouridine(38-40) synthase TruA, with translation MRIRLDIAYDGTHFRGWARQPGLRTVQGTIEAALARILGGDPRLVVAGRTDAGVHATGQVAHLDLADEQHERLFTSIRRDAASDPVDRLAYRLRGVLGAYSDVTVHRTSVAPDGFDARFSAVWRRYEYRIADEVSGYDPLERARTTTVRARLDVESMDAAARSLIGLYDFAAYCKPREEATTIRTLLEFDWHRTDSGVLVANVRADAFCHSMVRALVGVCVAVGEGRLTVRDAAALRDARERTSAFTVLAGRGLTLAEVGYPADDLLAARAEQTRARRDAE, from the coding sequence GTGCGCATCCGGCTCGACATCGCCTATGACGGCACCCATTTTCGCGGGTGGGCCCGCCAGCCCGGTCTGCGCACGGTGCAGGGCACGATCGAGGCGGCGCTCGCGCGCATCCTCGGTGGGGATCCTCGCCTGGTCGTTGCCGGCCGCACCGACGCCGGGGTGCACGCCACGGGGCAGGTCGCGCATCTCGACCTCGCCGACGAGCAGCACGAGCGCCTGTTCACGAGCATCCGGCGGGATGCGGCATCCGACCCCGTCGACAGGCTCGCCTACCGGCTACGGGGAGTGCTGGGCGCGTATTCCGACGTGACCGTGCACCGCACGAGTGTCGCACCCGACGGGTTCGACGCACGGTTCTCGGCTGTCTGGCGACGCTATGAATACCGCATCGCCGACGAGGTCAGCGGCTACGACCCGCTCGAACGCGCCCGCACGACGACGGTGCGTGCACGGCTGGACGTCGAATCGATGGATGCCGCCGCCCGGTCGCTGATCGGGCTCTACGACTTCGCGGCCTATTGCAAGCCGCGCGAGGAGGCGACCACGATCCGCACGCTGCTCGAGTTCGACTGGCACCGGACCGACAGTGGGGTGCTGGTGGCCAACGTGCGCGCCGATGCCTTCTGCCATTCGATGGTGCGCGCTCTGGTGGGCGTGTGCGTTGCGGTGGGCGAGGGGCGGCTCACGGTGCGGGATGCTGCAGCCCTGCGCGATGCGCGAGAGCGGACGAGCGCGTTCACGGTGCTCGCCGGCCGCGGGCTCACCCTGGCAGAGGTCGGCTATCCCGCCGACGACCTCCTGGCCGCGCGGGCCGAGCAGACCCGCGCCCGCCGCGACGCAGAGTAG
- a CDS encoding alpha/beta hydrolase produces the protein MTRKALLMEFFSQTTSDDVIERSFTIGDLPGVLWSPAGSTDPAPLVLMGHPGGLHKRAVGMVARAAHLVTVYGFHAVAIDAPGHGDRARSAADADWVDEMQRARKAGEPLGAIVAEFNASIAERAVPEWQMTLDALQTLPDIDADRLVGYSGMTLATEIGFRLMLADPRIGAAGLGAAFASEGLMEVARGVTAPVQFLLPWDDLEIDRESGIALWDAIGSEEKSLHVFPGPHQRVPTYEAEDSARFLANHLLA, from the coding sequence GTGACCCGAAAGGCACTACTCATGGAATTTTTCTCTCAGACGACGTCGGACGACGTCATCGAACGCTCCTTCACTATCGGCGATCTTCCCGGCGTTCTCTGGTCGCCGGCAGGCAGCACCGATCCAGCGCCCCTTGTGCTCATGGGGCATCCAGGCGGCCTGCACAAGAGGGCGGTCGGGATGGTCGCTCGGGCCGCCCATCTGGTAACGGTGTACGGCTTCCATGCGGTCGCGATCGACGCACCCGGTCACGGCGACCGGGCGCGGTCGGCAGCCGACGCCGACTGGGTCGACGAGATGCAGCGCGCCCGCAAAGCGGGGGAGCCCCTGGGTGCGATCGTCGCGGAGTTCAACGCCTCCATCGCCGAGCGTGCAGTCCCCGAGTGGCAGATGACCTTGGATGCCCTCCAAACGCTGCCCGATATCGATGCCGATCGGCTCGTCGGCTACAGCGGGATGACGCTGGCGACCGAAATCGGATTTCGGCTGATGCTGGCCGACCCCCGCATTGGCGCCGCTGGGCTCGGAGCGGCGTTCGCCTCCGAAGGGCTCATGGAGGTTGCACGGGGTGTCACCGCGCCGGTGCAGTTCCTGCTGCCGTGGGATGACCTTGAGATCGATCGGGAATCGGGAATCGCCCTATGGGACGCGATCGGCTCAGAGGAGAAGTCGCTTCACGTCTTCCCGGGACCGCACCAGCGAGTTCCCACCTACGAGGCCGAGGACTCCGCCCGATTCCTCGCCAATCACCTCCTGGCCTAG